In Phyllostomus discolor isolate MPI-MPIP mPhyDis1 chromosome 3, mPhyDis1.pri.v3, whole genome shotgun sequence, a single genomic region encodes these proteins:
- the TAOK2 gene encoding serine/threonine-protein kinase TAO2 isoform X4 has product MPAGGRAGSLKDPDVAELFFKDDPEKLFSDLREIGHGSFGAVYFARDVRNNEVVAIKKMSYSGKQSNEKWQDIIKEVRFLQKLRHPNTIQYRGCYLREHTAWLVMEYCLGSASDLLEVHKKPLQEVEIAAVTHGALQGLAYLHSHNMIHRDVKAGNILLSEPGLVKLGDFGSASIMAPANSFVGTPYWMAPEVILAMDEGQYDGKVDVWSLGITCIELAERKPPLFNMNAMSALYHIAQNESPVLQSGHWSEYFRNFVDSCLQKIPQDRPTSEVLLKHRFVLRERPPTVIMDLIQRTKDAVRELDNLQYRKMKKILFQEAPNGPGAEAPEEEEETEPYMHRAGTLTSLESSHSVPSMSISASSQSSSVNSLADASDNEEEEEEEEEEEEEEEGPEAREMAMMQEGEHTVTSHSSIIHRLPGSDNLYDDPYQPELTPGPLQPPAAPAPTSTTSSARRRAYCRNRDHFATIRTASLVSRQIQEHEQDSALREQLSGYKRMRRQHQKQLLALESRLRGEREEHSARLQRELEAQRAGFGAEAEKLARRHQAIGEKEARAAQAEERKFQQHILGQQKKELAALLEAQKRTYKLRKEQLKEELQENPSTPKREKAEWLLRQKEQLQQCQAEEEAGLLRRQRQYFELQCRQYKRKMLLARHSLDQDLLREDLNKKQTQKDLECALLLRQHEATRELELRQLQAVQRTRAELTRLQHQTELGNQLEYNKRREQELRQKHAAQVRQQPKSLKSKELQIKKQFQETCKIQTRQYKALRAHLLETTPKAQHKSLLKRLKEEQTRKLAILAEQYDQSISEMLSSQALRLDETQEAEFQALRQQLQQELELLNAYQSKIKIRTESQHERELRELEQRVALRRALLEQRVEEELLALQTGRSERIRSLLERQAREIEAFDAESMRLGFSSMALGGIPAEAAAQGYPAPPPAPAWPSRPVPRSGAHWSHGPPPPGMPPPAWRQPSLLAPPGPPNWLGPPAQSGTPRGGALLLLRNSPQPLRRAASGGSGSDNVGPPAAAVPGPLSRSTSVASHILNGSSHFYS; this is encoded by the exons ATGCCAGCTGGGGGCCGGGCCGGGAGCCTGAAGGACCCTGATGTGGCTGAGCTTTTTTTCAAAGATGACCCGGAAAAGCTCTTCTCCGACCTTCGGGAAATTGGCCATGGCAGCTTTGGAGCTGTGTACTTT GCCCGGGATGTCCGGAATAATGAAGTGGTGGCCATCAAGAAGATGTCCTACAGTGGGAAGCAGTCAAATGAG AAGTGGCAAGACATTATCAAGGAGGTTCGGTTCCTACAGAAGCTCCGGCATCCCAATACCATTCAGTACCGGGGCTGTTACCTGAGGGAACACACGGCTTGG TTGGTGATGGAGTATTGCCTGGGCTCAGCTTCTGACCTTCTAGAAG TGCATAAGAAGCCCCTTCAGGAGGTGGAGATTGCAGCTGTGACCCACGGGGCCCTCCAGGGCCTGGCTTATCTGCATTCCCACAACATGATCCATAG GGATGTGAAGGCTGGAAACATCCTGCTATCAGAGCCAGGCTTGGTGAAGCTGGGGGACTTCGGCTCCGCATCCATCATGGCACCTGCCAACTCCTTTGTGGGCACCCCGTACTG GATGGCTCCGGAGGTGATCCTGGCAATGGATGAAGGGCAGTATGATGGCAAGGTGGATGTCTGGTCCTTGGGGATAACCTGCATCGAGCTGG CGGAACGGAAACCACCGCTGTTTAACATGAATGCGATGAGTGCCTTATACCACATTGCACAGAACGAGTCCCCTGTGCTCCAGTCAGGACACTG GTCTGAGTACTTCCGGAATTTTGTCGACTCCTGTCTTCAGAAAATCCCTCAAGACAGACCAACCTCAGAGGTTCTTCTGAAG CACCGATTTGTGCTCCGGGAGCGGCCACCCACAGTCATTATGGACCTAATTCAGAGGACCAAGGATGCTGTGCGGGAGCTAGACAACCTGCAGTACCGCAAGATGAAGAAGATACTGTTCCAAGAGGCACCCAATGGCCCTGGTGCCGAggccccagaggaggaggag GAGACGGAGCCCTACATGCACCGGGCTGGGACGCTGACTAGTCTAGAGAGTAGCCACTCAGTACCCAGTATGTCCATCAGCGCCTCCAGTCAGAGCAGCTCAGTCAACAGCCTAGCAGATGCCTCGGacaatgaggaggaggaggaagaggaagaggaagaggaagaggaggaggaaggccctGAAGCCCGGGAGATGGCCATGATGCAGGAGGGAGAGCACACAGTCACTTCACATAGTTCCATTATCCACCGGTTGCCG GGCTCTGACAACCTGTATGATGACCCCTACCAGCCAGAGCTGACCCCGGGCCCTCTCCAGccacctgcagccccagctcccacctctaCCACCTCTTCCGCCCGCCGCCGAGCCTACTGCCGCAACCGGGACCACTTTGCCACCATCCGTACTGCCTCCCTG GTCAGCCGTCAGATCCAAGAGCATGAGCAGGACTCAGCTCTGAGGGAGCAGCTAAGTGGCTATAAGCGGATGCGACGACAGCACCAGAAACAGCTGCTAGCCCTGGAGTCTCGGCTGAGGGGCGAACGTGAGGAGCACAGTGCACGGCTACAGCGGGAGCTTGAGGCGCAGCGGGCTGGCTTTGGGGCTGAGGCAGAAAAGCTAGCACGGCGGCACCAGGCTATTGGCGAGAAGGAGGCACGAGCTGCCCAGGCTGAGGAGCGTAAGTTCCAGCAGCACATCCTTGGGCAGCAGAAGAAGGAGCTGGCTGCCCTGCTGGAAGCACAGAAACGGACCTATAAACTTCGGAAGGAGCAGCTGAAGGAG GAGCTCCAGGAGAACCCCAGCACACCCAAGAGGGAGAAGGCTGAGTGGCTTTTGCGGCAGAAGGAGCAGCTACAGCAGTGCCAGgcggaggaggaggcagggctgctACGGCGGCAGCGCCAGTACTTTGAGCTGCAATGTCGCCAGTACAAGCGCAAGATGCTGCTGGCTCGTCACAGCCTAGACCAGGATCTGCTGCGAGAG GACTTGAAcaagaaacagacacagaaggactTGGAGTGTGCATTGCTGCTGCGGCAGCATGAGGCCACACGGGAGCTGGAGCTACGACAGCTCCAGGCTGTACAGCGCACAAGGGCAGAGCTCACCCGCCTGCAGCATCAGACAGAGCTGGGCAACCAGCTGGAGTACAACAAGCGGCGTGAGCAAGAGTTGCGGCAGAAGCATGCGGCCCAGGTTCGCCAGCAGCCCAAGAGCCTCAAA TCTAAGGAGCTGCAGATCAAGAAGCAGTTCCAGGAGACGTGTAAGATCCAGACTCGGCAGTACAAGGCTCTGCGGGCACACTTGCTGGAAACCACGCCCAAAGCTCAGCACAAGAGCCTCCTTAAGCGGCTCAAGGAAGAACAGACCCGAAAGCTGGCAATCCTAGCCGAGCAATACGACCAGTCCATCTCGGAGATGCTCAGCTCACAGGCG CTGCGTCTTGATGAGACCCAAGAAGCAGAGTTCCAGGCTCTTCGGCAGCAGCTGCAACAGGAACTGGAGTTGCTCAATGCTTATCAGAGCAAGATCAAGATCCGAACGGAGAGTCAACACGAGAGGGAGTTGCGAGAGCTGGAGCAGAGAGTAGCACTGAGGCGGGCCCTGCTGGAGCAGCGG GTGGAAGAGGAGCTGCTCGCTCTGCAGACAGGGCGCTCTGAGCGAATCCGGAGTTTGCTTGAGCGGCAGGCCCGTGAGATCGAGGCTTTTGATGCTGAGAGCATGAGGCTGGGTTTCTCCAGCATGGCTCTTGGGGGCATCCCAGCTGAGGCTGCTGCTCAGGGCTATCCtgctccaccccctgcccctgcctggcctTCCCGCCCTGTTCCCCGTTCCGGGGCACACTGGAGCCATGGTCCTCCTCCACCAGGCATGCCCCCACCAGCCTGGCGTCAGCCCTCTTTGCTGGCTCCCCCAGGTCCCCCAAACTGGCTGGGGCCCCCAGCACAGAGTGGGACACCCCGTGGTGGAGCCCTGCTGCTGCTAAGaaacagcccccagcccctgcgaCGCGCAGCTTCGGGGGGCAGTGGCAGTGACAATGTGGGCCCACCTGCTGCTGCAGTGCCTGGGCCTCTAAGCCGCAGCACCAGTGTTGCTTCCCATATACTCAATGGTTCCTCCCACTTCTATTCTTGA
- the TAOK2 gene encoding serine/threonine-protein kinase TAO2 isoform X5: MPAGGRAGSLKDPDVAELFFKDDPEKLFSDLREIGHGSFGAVYFARDVRNNEVVAIKKMSYSGKQSNEKWQDIIKEVRFLQKLRHPNTIQYRGCYLREHTAWLVMEYCLGSASDLLEVHKKPLQEVEIAAVTHGALQGLAYLHSHNMIHRDVKAGNILLSEPGLVKLGDFGSASIMAPANSFVGTPYWMAPEVILAMDEGQYDGKVDVWSLGITCIELAERKPPLFNMNAMSALYHIAQNESPVLQSGHWSEYFRNFVDSCLQKIPQDRPTSEVLLKHRFVLRERPPTVIMDLIQRTKDAVRELDNLQYRKMKKILFQEAPNGPGAEAPEEEEPVPCLQETEPYMHRAGTLTSLESSHSVPSMSISASSQSSSVNSLADASDNEEEEEEEEEEEEEEEGPEAREMAMMQEGEHTVTSHSSIIHRLPGSDNLYDDPYQPELTPGPLQPPAAPAPTSTTSSARRRAYCRNRDHFATIRTASLVSRQIQEHEQDSALREQLSGYKRMRRQHQKQLLALESRLRGEREEHSARLQRELEAQRAGFGAEAEKLARRHQAIGEKEARAAQAEERKFQQHILGQQKKELAALLEAQKRTYKLRKEQLKEELQENPSTPKREKAEWLLRQKEQLQQCQAEEEAGLLRRQRQYFELQCRQYKRKMLLARHSLDQDLLREDLNKKQTQKDLECALLLRQHEATRELELRQLQAVQRTRAELTRLQHQTELGNQLEYNKRREQELRQKHAAQVRQQPKSLKSKELQIKKQFQETCKIQTRQYKALRAHLLETTPKAQHKSLLKRLKEEQTRKLAILAEQYDQSISEMLSSQAVVSSILLLQRFSEHLRAHVQVYLGDKFLEV, from the exons ATGCCAGCTGGGGGCCGGGCCGGGAGCCTGAAGGACCCTGATGTGGCTGAGCTTTTTTTCAAAGATGACCCGGAAAAGCTCTTCTCCGACCTTCGGGAAATTGGCCATGGCAGCTTTGGAGCTGTGTACTTT GCCCGGGATGTCCGGAATAATGAAGTGGTGGCCATCAAGAAGATGTCCTACAGTGGGAAGCAGTCAAATGAG AAGTGGCAAGACATTATCAAGGAGGTTCGGTTCCTACAGAAGCTCCGGCATCCCAATACCATTCAGTACCGGGGCTGTTACCTGAGGGAACACACGGCTTGG TTGGTGATGGAGTATTGCCTGGGCTCAGCTTCTGACCTTCTAGAAG TGCATAAGAAGCCCCTTCAGGAGGTGGAGATTGCAGCTGTGACCCACGGGGCCCTCCAGGGCCTGGCTTATCTGCATTCCCACAACATGATCCATAG GGATGTGAAGGCTGGAAACATCCTGCTATCAGAGCCAGGCTTGGTGAAGCTGGGGGACTTCGGCTCCGCATCCATCATGGCACCTGCCAACTCCTTTGTGGGCACCCCGTACTG GATGGCTCCGGAGGTGATCCTGGCAATGGATGAAGGGCAGTATGATGGCAAGGTGGATGTCTGGTCCTTGGGGATAACCTGCATCGAGCTGG CGGAACGGAAACCACCGCTGTTTAACATGAATGCGATGAGTGCCTTATACCACATTGCACAGAACGAGTCCCCTGTGCTCCAGTCAGGACACTG GTCTGAGTACTTCCGGAATTTTGTCGACTCCTGTCTTCAGAAAATCCCTCAAGACAGACCAACCTCAGAGGTTCTTCTGAAG CACCGATTTGTGCTCCGGGAGCGGCCACCCACAGTCATTATGGACCTAATTCAGAGGACCAAGGATGCTGTGCGGGAGCTAGACAACCTGCAGTACCGCAAGATGAAGAAGATACTGTTCCAAGAGGCACCCAATGGCCCTGGTGCCGAggccccagaggaggaggag CCTGTGCCCTGTCTACAGGAGACGGAGCCCTACATGCACCGGGCTGGGACGCTGACTAGTCTAGAGAGTAGCCACTCAGTACCCAGTATGTCCATCAGCGCCTCCAGTCAGAGCAGCTCAGTCAACAGCCTAGCAGATGCCTCGGacaatgaggaggaggaggaagaggaagaggaagaggaagaggaggaggaaggccctGAAGCCCGGGAGATGGCCATGATGCAGGAGGGAGAGCACACAGTCACTTCACATAGTTCCATTATCCACCGGTTGCCG GGCTCTGACAACCTGTATGATGACCCCTACCAGCCAGAGCTGACCCCGGGCCCTCTCCAGccacctgcagccccagctcccacctctaCCACCTCTTCCGCCCGCCGCCGAGCCTACTGCCGCAACCGGGACCACTTTGCCACCATCCGTACTGCCTCCCTG GTCAGCCGTCAGATCCAAGAGCATGAGCAGGACTCAGCTCTGAGGGAGCAGCTAAGTGGCTATAAGCGGATGCGACGACAGCACCAGAAACAGCTGCTAGCCCTGGAGTCTCGGCTGAGGGGCGAACGTGAGGAGCACAGTGCACGGCTACAGCGGGAGCTTGAGGCGCAGCGGGCTGGCTTTGGGGCTGAGGCAGAAAAGCTAGCACGGCGGCACCAGGCTATTGGCGAGAAGGAGGCACGAGCTGCCCAGGCTGAGGAGCGTAAGTTCCAGCAGCACATCCTTGGGCAGCAGAAGAAGGAGCTGGCTGCCCTGCTGGAAGCACAGAAACGGACCTATAAACTTCGGAAGGAGCAGCTGAAGGAG GAGCTCCAGGAGAACCCCAGCACACCCAAGAGGGAGAAGGCTGAGTGGCTTTTGCGGCAGAAGGAGCAGCTACAGCAGTGCCAGgcggaggaggaggcagggctgctACGGCGGCAGCGCCAGTACTTTGAGCTGCAATGTCGCCAGTACAAGCGCAAGATGCTGCTGGCTCGTCACAGCCTAGACCAGGATCTGCTGCGAGAG GACTTGAAcaagaaacagacacagaaggactTGGAGTGTGCATTGCTGCTGCGGCAGCATGAGGCCACACGGGAGCTGGAGCTACGACAGCTCCAGGCTGTACAGCGCACAAGGGCAGAGCTCACCCGCCTGCAGCATCAGACAGAGCTGGGCAACCAGCTGGAGTACAACAAGCGGCGTGAGCAAGAGTTGCGGCAGAAGCATGCGGCCCAGGTTCGCCAGCAGCCCAAGAGCCTCAAA TCTAAGGAGCTGCAGATCAAGAAGCAGTTCCAGGAGACGTGTAAGATCCAGACTCGGCAGTACAAGGCTCTGCGGGCACACTTGCTGGAAACCACGCCCAAAGCTCAGCACAAGAGCCTCCTTAAGCGGCTCAAGGAAGAACAGACCCGAAAGCTGGCAATCCTAGCCGAGCAATACGACCAGTCCATCTCGGAGATGCTCAGCTCACAGGCG gttgtttccagtattTTGCTATTACAACGCTTCAGTGAACACCTTCGAGCACATGTGCAAGTATACCTTGgggataaattcctggaagtgTAA
- the TAOK2 gene encoding serine/threonine-protein kinase TAO2 isoform X3 codes for MPAGGRAGSLKDPDVAELFFKDDPEKLFSDLREIGHGSFGAVYFARDVRNNEVVAIKKMSYSGKQSNEKWQDIIKEVRFLQKLRHPNTIQYRGCYLREHTAWLVMEYCLGSASDLLEVHKKPLQEVEIAAVTHGALQGLAYLHSHNMIHRDVKAGNILLSEPGLVKLGDFGSASIMAPANSFVGTPYWMAPEVILAMDEGQYDGKVDVWSLGITCIELAERKPPLFNMNAMSALYHIAQNESPVLQSGHWSEYFRNFVDSCLQKIPQDRPTSEVLLKHRFVLRERPPTVIMDLIQRTKDAVRELDNLQYRKMKKILFQEAPNGPGAEAPEEEEPVPCLQETEPYMHRAGTLTSLESSHSVPSMSISASSQSSSVNSLADASDNEEEEEEEEEEEEEEEGPEAREMAMMQEGEHTVTSHSSIIHRLPGSDNLYDDPYQPELTPGPLQPPAAPAPTSTTSSARRRAYCRNRDHFATIRTASLVSRQIQEHEQDSALREQLSGYKRMRRQHQKQLLALESRLRGEREEHSARLQRELEAQRAGFGAEAEKLARRHQAIGEKEARAAQAEERKFQQHILGQQKKELAALLEAQKRTYKLRKEQLKEELQENPSTPKREKAEWLLRQKEQLQQCQAEEEAGLLRRQRQYFELQCRQYKRKMLLARHSLDQDLLREDLNKKQTQKDLECALLLRQHEATRELELRQLQAVQRTRAELTRLQHQTELGNQLEYNKRREQELRQKHAAQVRQQPKSLKSKELQIKKQFQETCKIQTRQYKALRAHLLETTPKAQHKSLLKRLKEEQTRKLAILAEQYDQSISEMLSSQALRLDETQEAEFQALRQQLQQELELLNAYQSKIKIRTESQHERELRELEQRVALRRALLEQRVEEELLALQTGRSERIRSLLERQAREIEAFDAESMRLGFSSMALGGIPAEAAAQGYPAPPPAPAWPSRPVPRSGAHWSHGPPPPGMPPPAWRQPSLLAPPGPPNWLGPPAQSGTPRGGALLLLRNSPQPLRRAASGGSGSDNVGPPAAAVPGPLSRSTSVASHILNGSSHFYS; via the exons ATGCCAGCTGGGGGCCGGGCCGGGAGCCTGAAGGACCCTGATGTGGCTGAGCTTTTTTTCAAAGATGACCCGGAAAAGCTCTTCTCCGACCTTCGGGAAATTGGCCATGGCAGCTTTGGAGCTGTGTACTTT GCCCGGGATGTCCGGAATAATGAAGTGGTGGCCATCAAGAAGATGTCCTACAGTGGGAAGCAGTCAAATGAG AAGTGGCAAGACATTATCAAGGAGGTTCGGTTCCTACAGAAGCTCCGGCATCCCAATACCATTCAGTACCGGGGCTGTTACCTGAGGGAACACACGGCTTGG TTGGTGATGGAGTATTGCCTGGGCTCAGCTTCTGACCTTCTAGAAG TGCATAAGAAGCCCCTTCAGGAGGTGGAGATTGCAGCTGTGACCCACGGGGCCCTCCAGGGCCTGGCTTATCTGCATTCCCACAACATGATCCATAG GGATGTGAAGGCTGGAAACATCCTGCTATCAGAGCCAGGCTTGGTGAAGCTGGGGGACTTCGGCTCCGCATCCATCATGGCACCTGCCAACTCCTTTGTGGGCACCCCGTACTG GATGGCTCCGGAGGTGATCCTGGCAATGGATGAAGGGCAGTATGATGGCAAGGTGGATGTCTGGTCCTTGGGGATAACCTGCATCGAGCTGG CGGAACGGAAACCACCGCTGTTTAACATGAATGCGATGAGTGCCTTATACCACATTGCACAGAACGAGTCCCCTGTGCTCCAGTCAGGACACTG GTCTGAGTACTTCCGGAATTTTGTCGACTCCTGTCTTCAGAAAATCCCTCAAGACAGACCAACCTCAGAGGTTCTTCTGAAG CACCGATTTGTGCTCCGGGAGCGGCCACCCACAGTCATTATGGACCTAATTCAGAGGACCAAGGATGCTGTGCGGGAGCTAGACAACCTGCAGTACCGCAAGATGAAGAAGATACTGTTCCAAGAGGCACCCAATGGCCCTGGTGCCGAggccccagaggaggaggag CCTGTGCCCTGTCTACAGGAGACGGAGCCCTACATGCACCGGGCTGGGACGCTGACTAGTCTAGAGAGTAGCCACTCAGTACCCAGTATGTCCATCAGCGCCTCCAGTCAGAGCAGCTCAGTCAACAGCCTAGCAGATGCCTCGGacaatgaggaggaggaggaagaggaagaggaagaggaagaggaggaggaaggccctGAAGCCCGGGAGATGGCCATGATGCAGGAGGGAGAGCACACAGTCACTTCACATAGTTCCATTATCCACCGGTTGCCG GGCTCTGACAACCTGTATGATGACCCCTACCAGCCAGAGCTGACCCCGGGCCCTCTCCAGccacctgcagccccagctcccacctctaCCACCTCTTCCGCCCGCCGCCGAGCCTACTGCCGCAACCGGGACCACTTTGCCACCATCCGTACTGCCTCCCTG GTCAGCCGTCAGATCCAAGAGCATGAGCAGGACTCAGCTCTGAGGGAGCAGCTAAGTGGCTATAAGCGGATGCGACGACAGCACCAGAAACAGCTGCTAGCCCTGGAGTCTCGGCTGAGGGGCGAACGTGAGGAGCACAGTGCACGGCTACAGCGGGAGCTTGAGGCGCAGCGGGCTGGCTTTGGGGCTGAGGCAGAAAAGCTAGCACGGCGGCACCAGGCTATTGGCGAGAAGGAGGCACGAGCTGCCCAGGCTGAGGAGCGTAAGTTCCAGCAGCACATCCTTGGGCAGCAGAAGAAGGAGCTGGCTGCCCTGCTGGAAGCACAGAAACGGACCTATAAACTTCGGAAGGAGCAGCTGAAGGAG GAGCTCCAGGAGAACCCCAGCACACCCAAGAGGGAGAAGGCTGAGTGGCTTTTGCGGCAGAAGGAGCAGCTACAGCAGTGCCAGgcggaggaggaggcagggctgctACGGCGGCAGCGCCAGTACTTTGAGCTGCAATGTCGCCAGTACAAGCGCAAGATGCTGCTGGCTCGTCACAGCCTAGACCAGGATCTGCTGCGAGAG GACTTGAAcaagaaacagacacagaaggactTGGAGTGTGCATTGCTGCTGCGGCAGCATGAGGCCACACGGGAGCTGGAGCTACGACAGCTCCAGGCTGTACAGCGCACAAGGGCAGAGCTCACCCGCCTGCAGCATCAGACAGAGCTGGGCAACCAGCTGGAGTACAACAAGCGGCGTGAGCAAGAGTTGCGGCAGAAGCATGCGGCCCAGGTTCGCCAGCAGCCCAAGAGCCTCAAA TCTAAGGAGCTGCAGATCAAGAAGCAGTTCCAGGAGACGTGTAAGATCCAGACTCGGCAGTACAAGGCTCTGCGGGCACACTTGCTGGAAACCACGCCCAAAGCTCAGCACAAGAGCCTCCTTAAGCGGCTCAAGGAAGAACAGACCCGAAAGCTGGCAATCCTAGCCGAGCAATACGACCAGTCCATCTCGGAGATGCTCAGCTCACAGGCG CTGCGTCTTGATGAGACCCAAGAAGCAGAGTTCCAGGCTCTTCGGCAGCAGCTGCAACAGGAACTGGAGTTGCTCAATGCTTATCAGAGCAAGATCAAGATCCGAACGGAGAGTCAACACGAGAGGGAGTTGCGAGAGCTGGAGCAGAGAGTAGCACTGAGGCGGGCCCTGCTGGAGCAGCGG GTGGAAGAGGAGCTGCTCGCTCTGCAGACAGGGCGCTCTGAGCGAATCCGGAGTTTGCTTGAGCGGCAGGCCCGTGAGATCGAGGCTTTTGATGCTGAGAGCATGAGGCTGGGTTTCTCCAGCATGGCTCTTGGGGGCATCCCAGCTGAGGCTGCTGCTCAGGGCTATCCtgctccaccccctgcccctgcctggcctTCCCGCCCTGTTCCCCGTTCCGGGGCACACTGGAGCCATGGTCCTCCTCCACCAGGCATGCCCCCACCAGCCTGGCGTCAGCCCTCTTTGCTGGCTCCCCCAGGTCCCCCAAACTGGCTGGGGCCCCCAGCACAGAGTGGGACACCCCGTGGTGGAGCCCTGCTGCTGCTAAGaaacagcccccagcccctgcgaCGCGCAGCTTCGGGGGGCAGTGGCAGTGACAATGTGGGCCCACCTGCTGCTGCAGTGCCTGGGCCTCTAAGCCGCAGCACCAGTGTTGCTTCCCATATACTCAATGGTTCCTCCCACTTCTATTCTTGA